A genomic segment from Nocardiopsis sp. Huas11 encodes:
- a CDS encoding SpoIIE family protein phosphatase: protein MSAETSIPPPRVSGAELPDAVKSLLTDAPIGFALIGPDDAFGTINQRLADLVGLTPAQCLGRRPDDLVGKSASAVGAALLRTGPAAARELGRSVRERHRTPAGEVWDLTWFPVTSPDTGDVHVALIAARDHDGGATRREEERLRALLQAGNQIVWTAGATGEVHEDSPQWRAITGQDLESYLGRGWLQALHPDDRERVEIAWGDAVLDATPFDALFRVRTRSGGYTHYRARANPVSDGVRTTEWIGTLVDVTTEREADELRQRLNHQLSEAAMRTARLQQATSDLAEALTVAHVVDAMSDIGRSGVGAHHTSVVLLDRDRLRLRTLAAEHAHELPRPTFPLDHPDVAARAVADRAPLIAAGPAELSALFDGAPEVAELLDTTPERSWAALPMMVAGRPIGALRFAFSAPREITDEERVFLEALAGQCALAIGRATLYEREHSTAEELQHSLLPEDLPQVSGVRLAAYYRSGSQHVQVGGDWYDAFPLPDGRVAGVLGDVMGKGIPAAAGMSRIRNALRALAYSMPEPADVLTGLDRMFTATEGMDQVTTLVYFVLDPVTGQLDLSNAGHLPPLVVAGGARASLLDSEPDTPLGVTSERGHHKFFVQPGNTVVLYSDGLVENRKRSVASGLDELVDVASSAPPEVVGDPQLMLEYLVESMLEGYEQDDDVTLLAVQLPVIDSASER from the coding sequence ACTGACACCGGCCCAGTGCCTGGGACGGCGCCCCGATGACCTGGTGGGCAAGTCCGCCTCCGCCGTCGGCGCCGCCCTGCTGCGCACTGGACCGGCCGCCGCCCGAGAGCTGGGCCGCTCCGTCCGCGAACGCCACCGCACCCCCGCCGGTGAGGTCTGGGACCTGACCTGGTTCCCGGTCACCTCCCCGGACACCGGCGACGTGCACGTCGCCCTCATCGCCGCCCGCGACCACGACGGCGGCGCCACCCGCCGTGAGGAGGAGCGCCTGCGCGCCCTCCTGCAGGCCGGCAACCAGATCGTGTGGACCGCCGGGGCGACCGGCGAGGTCCACGAGGACTCGCCCCAGTGGCGGGCCATCACCGGCCAGGACCTGGAGTCCTACCTCGGCCGCGGCTGGCTGCAGGCGCTCCACCCCGACGACCGCGAACGCGTCGAGATCGCCTGGGGCGACGCCGTCCTGGACGCCACGCCCTTCGACGCCCTCTTCCGCGTCCGTACGCGCTCCGGCGGCTACACGCACTACCGCGCCCGCGCCAACCCCGTCAGCGACGGCGTGCGCACCACCGAGTGGATCGGCACGCTGGTCGACGTCACCACCGAGCGCGAGGCCGACGAACTGCGCCAGCGCCTCAACCACCAGCTCAGCGAGGCGGCCATGCGCACCGCCCGGCTGCAGCAGGCCACCTCCGACCTCGCCGAGGCCCTCACCGTCGCCCACGTCGTCGACGCCATGTCGGACATCGGCCGCTCCGGTGTGGGCGCCCACCACACGTCCGTGGTCCTGCTGGACCGCGACCGCCTCCGCCTGCGCACCCTGGCCGCCGAGCACGCCCACGAACTGCCGCGCCCCACCTTCCCCCTGGACCACCCCGACGTCGCGGCCAGAGCCGTCGCCGACCGCGCGCCCCTGATCGCCGCCGGCCCGGCCGAGCTTTCCGCCCTGTTCGACGGCGCCCCCGAGGTCGCCGAACTCCTGGACACCACCCCCGAGCGCTCCTGGGCGGCCCTGCCGATGATGGTGGCGGGCCGGCCCATCGGGGCCCTGCGCTTCGCGTTCTCCGCCCCGCGCGAGATCACCGACGAGGAACGCGTGTTCCTGGAGGCCCTGGCAGGCCAGTGCGCCCTGGCCATCGGCCGGGCCACGCTCTACGAGCGCGAGCACAGCACCGCCGAGGAACTCCAGCACAGCCTCCTGCCCGAGGACCTGCCGCAGGTCAGCGGGGTGCGCCTGGCCGCCTACTACCGGTCGGGCTCCCAGCACGTCCAGGTGGGCGGCGACTGGTACGACGCCTTCCCGCTGCCCGACGGCCGCGTGGCCGGCGTCCTGGGCGACGTCATGGGGAAGGGCATTCCCGCGGCGGCCGGGATGAGCCGGATCCGCAACGCGCTGCGCGCCCTGGCCTACTCCATGCCGGAACCGGCCGACGTCCTGACCGGGCTGGACCGCATGTTCACCGCCACGGAGGGTATGGACCAGGTCACCACGCTGGTCTACTTCGTGCTGGACCCGGTCACGGGCCAGCTGGACCTGAGCAACGCGGGACACCTCCCGCCGCTGGTCGTGGCCGGTGGCGCGAGGGCCTCACTGCTGGACAGTGAGCCGGACACGCCGTTGGGGGTCACGTCCGAACGAGGTCACCACAAATTCTTCGTCCAACCCGGTAACACCGTGGTCCTGTACTCCGATGGACTGGTTGAGAACCGAAAGCGCTCCGTCGCCTCGGGGCTGGACGAGTTGGTCGATGTGGCCTCGTCGGCACCGCCGGAGGTGGTGGGCGATCCACAGCTCATGCTGGAGTACCTTGTTGAGAGCATGCTCGAAGGGTATGAGCAGGACGACGACGTCACTCTGCTCGCTGTTCAGCTACCGGTGATCGATTCCGCGTCGGAGCGGTAG